The Saccharopolyspora gloriosae genome has a segment encoding these proteins:
- a CDS encoding DUF899 domain-containing protein: MSLPEVVSREEWLAARKELLAREKAATKARDALNADRRRLPMVRIDEDYRFDGPDGEAGLLDLFDGRRQLLTYHFMFDPSWDAGCPSCSGFVDQFGELTHLRARDTSLAVVSRAPLDKIEPFKRRMGWTFPWYSSGRSRFNHDFHVTHDASVSPIEYNYRTRDELEQAGVGYYLEGVEPFELPGLSVFLRNGDAVFHTYSTYARGLDGLGSTTSLLDLTALGRQEEWEEPEGRASEVGAPAGSDKVRYHDEY, translated from the coding sequence ATGAGCTTGCCCGAGGTCGTGTCGCGGGAGGAATGGCTCGCCGCGCGCAAGGAACTGCTGGCGCGGGAGAAGGCGGCGACGAAGGCGCGGGACGCGCTCAACGCCGACCGCAGGCGACTGCCGATGGTCCGGATCGACGAGGACTACCGGTTCGACGGGCCGGACGGCGAGGCCGGGCTGCTCGACCTGTTCGACGGGCGCCGCCAGCTGCTGACCTACCACTTCATGTTCGACCCGAGCTGGGACGCGGGCTGCCCGAGCTGTTCCGGGTTCGTCGACCAGTTCGGCGAGCTCACCCACCTGCGGGCGCGGGACACCTCGCTGGCCGTGGTCTCCCGCGCTCCGCTGGACAAGATCGAGCCGTTCAAGCGGCGGATGGGCTGGACGTTCCCGTGGTACTCGTCCGGCCGCAGCCGGTTCAACCACGACTTCCACGTCACCCACGACGCGTCGGTCTCGCCGATCGAATACAACTACCGCACCAGGGACGAGCTGGAACAGGCCGGAGTCGGCTACTACCTCGAAGGCGTCGAGCCGTTCGAACTCCCCGGCCTGAGCGTGTTCCTGCGCAACGGCGACGCCGTGTTCCACACCTACTCCACCTACGCGCGCGGACTCGACGGGCTGGGCAGCACCACCAGCTTGCTCGACCTGACCGCACTGGGCAGGCAGGAGGAATGGGAGGAGCCGGAGGGCCGCGCGAGCGAGGTCGGGGCACCGGCGGGCAGCGACAAGGTCCGCTACCACGACGAATACTGA